A genomic region of Saccopteryx bilineata isolate mSacBil1 chromosome 1, mSacBil1_pri_phased_curated, whole genome shotgun sequence contains the following coding sequences:
- the COLGALT1 gene encoding procollagen galactosyltransferase 1 isoform X2: MKLRQAALKSARDMWADYILFVDSDNLILNPDTLTLLIAENKTVVAPMLDSRAAYSNFWCGMTSQGYYKRTPAYIPIRKRDRQGCFAVPMVHSTFLIDLRKAASRDLAFYPPHSDYTWSFDDIIVFAFSCKQAEVQMYVCNKEVYGFLPVPLRSHSTLQDEAESFTHVQLEVMVKHPPAEPSWFVSVPTKIPDKMGFDEVFMINLKRRQDRRDRMLRALQAQEIQFQLVEAVDGKAMNTSQVEALGIQMLPGYQDPYHGRPLTKGEMGCFLSHYNIWKEVLDRGLQKSLVFEDDLRFEIFFKRRLMNLMRDVQREGLDWDLIYVGRKRMQVEHPEKAVPRVRNLVEADYSYWTLAYVISLQGARKLMAARPLSKMLPVDEFLPVMFDKHPVSEYKAHFSPRNLRAFSVEPLLVYPTHYTGDDGYVSDTETSVVWNNEHVKTDWDRAKSQKMKEQQALSREAKNSDVLQSPLDSAARDEL; encoded by the exons TTTGTGGACTCCGACAACCTGATCCTGAACCCTGACACGCTGACGCTGCTCATCGCTGAGAACAAGACTGTGGTGGCACCCATGCTGGATTCCCGGGCTGCGTACTCCAATTTCTGGTGTGGGATGACTTCTCAG GGCTATTACAAGCGCACACCTGCCTACATCCCCATTCGAAAGCGGGACCGCCAGGGCTGTTTTGCGGTTCCCATGGTGCACTCGACCTTCCTGATTGACTTGCGGAAGGCAGCATCCAGGGACTTGGCATTCTACCCTCCACACAGCGACTACACTTGGTCTTTTGATGACATCATCGTTTTTGCCTTCTCTTGCAAGCAGGCAG AGGTCCAGATGTACGTGTGCAACAAGGAGGTGTATGGCTTCCTGCCAGTGCCGCTGCGGTCACACAGTACTCTCCAAGATGAGGCTGAAAGTTTCACACATGTGCAGCTGGAGGTTATGG TGAAGCACCCCCCAGCAGAGCCCTCCTGGTTTGTCTCGGTGCCTACCAAGATACCTGACAAGATGGGCTTTGACGAG GTCTTCATGATCAACCTGAAGCGGCGGCAAGACCGGCGGGACCGCATGCTGCGGGCACTGCAGGCACAGGAGATCCAGTTCCAGCTGGTAGAGGCTGTGGACGGCAA AGCCATGAACACCAGCCAGGTGGAGGCACTGGGCATCCAGATGCTGCCAGGCTACCAGGACCCCTACCATGGGCGGCCCCTCACCAAAGGAGAGATGGGCTGCTTCCTCAGTCACTATAACATCTGGAAGGAG GTCTTGGACAGGGGACTGCAGAAATCACTGGTCTTTGAGGATGACTTGCGCTTCGAGATCTTCTTCAAGAGGCGCCTGATGAACCTCATGCGGGATGTGCAGAGGGAGGGTCTGGACTGGGACCTGAT CTATGTGGGCCGGAAGCGGATGCAGGTGGAGCACCCAGAGAAGGCTGTGCCCCGTGTGAGGAACCTGGTCGAGGCTGACTACTCCTATTGGACACTGGCCTATGTGATCTCCCTACAAGGTGCCCGCAAGCTGATGGCCGCCCGGCCACTCTCCAAGATGCTGCCTGTCGACGAGTTCCTGCCAGTCATGTTTGACAAGCACCCAGT GTCTGAGTACAAGGCCCACTTCTCCCCCCGCAACCTGCGTGCcttctccgtggagcctctgcttgTGTACCCAACGCACTACACAGGGGATGACGGGTATGTGAGCGACACAGAGACCTCGGTTGTGTGGAACAATGAGCACGTCAAGACTGACTGGGACCGTGCCAAGTCTCAGAAGATGAAGGAGCAGCAAGCACTAAGTCGAGAAGCCAAAAACTCAGATGTGCTGCAGTCCCCGCTGGACAGTGCTGCCCGGGATGAGCTCTGA